A single Candidatus Polarisedimenticolia bacterium DNA region contains:
- the dnaE gene encoding DNA polymerase III subunit alpha yields the protein MSSRSFVHLHNHSQFSLLDGAQRIEEMVDQAVAFKMPAVAITDHGNLFGAIRFVEKCKERGIKPILGCEIYVAPGSRQDRTPPRDGEKAYHHMILLVQNRKGYENLLKLVTQAYLDGFYYKPRVDKELLAAHAEGLIATSACLGGEVATRLMKGDEEGAERAAVEARDIFGEGNYFLEVQDQGIPEEVRVNRGLEAIARRTGLPRVGTNDCHFLQREDHFSHQVLVCIQTGKTVNDPERLKYTQEHYFKSPDEMAKVFAHLPEAVENTLRIAERCDFDLGLSGNHLPRFAVPEGQDVDGYFEKVAREGFDRRRTEWERLLSLGQLRHPLEDYAARLDSEIRMVKEMGFPGYFLIVWDFIRFARERGIPVGPGRGSAAGSLVAYCLRITDIDPLQYGLLFERFLNPERVSLPDIDIDFCMRRRGEVIDYVRHKYGQENVAQIITFGTMAARAVIRDAGRGLDIPYGDVDRIAKLVPPELDATVDKALASVPQLKSAYEGDEAIRRLLDVARRLEGLARHASTHAAGVVISPRPIVEYAPLCVTKDQEVITQYAKDEIEKIGLLKMDFLGLKTLTLLQDCLGLVEREHGVQV from the coding sequence ATGAGCTCCCGAAGCTTCGTCCATCTGCACAACCATTCGCAGTTCTCCCTGCTCGACGGCGCCCAGCGCATCGAGGAGATGGTCGATCAGGCCGTGGCCTTCAAGATGCCCGCCGTCGCCATCACCGACCACGGGAACCTGTTCGGCGCAATCCGCTTCGTCGAGAAATGCAAGGAGCGCGGCATCAAGCCGATCCTCGGGTGCGAGATCTATGTCGCGCCCGGCAGCCGGCAGGACCGCACGCCGCCGCGCGACGGCGAGAAGGCCTATCACCACATGATCCTTCTCGTCCAGAACCGCAAGGGGTATGAGAACCTCCTGAAGCTGGTGACCCAGGCCTACCTGGACGGCTTCTACTACAAGCCGCGGGTCGACAAGGAGCTCCTGGCGGCCCACGCCGAGGGGTTGATCGCCACCTCCGCCTGCCTCGGCGGCGAGGTCGCCACGCGCCTCATGAAAGGGGACGAGGAGGGGGCCGAGCGCGCCGCGGTCGAGGCGCGCGACATCTTCGGCGAAGGCAACTACTTTCTCGAGGTCCAGGACCAGGGGATCCCCGAGGAGGTCCGCGTCAACCGCGGGCTGGAGGCGATCGCCCGGCGCACCGGATTGCCGCGCGTCGGCACCAACGACTGCCACTTCCTGCAGCGCGAGGACCATTTCTCGCACCAGGTCCTGGTCTGCATCCAGACCGGCAAGACGGTGAACGACCCCGAGCGGCTGAAGTACACGCAGGAGCACTACTTCAAGTCTCCCGACGAGATGGCCAAGGTGTTCGCGCACCTTCCCGAGGCGGTGGAGAACACGCTGCGCATCGCGGAGCGCTGCGATTTCGACCTGGGGCTCTCCGGCAACCACCTGCCGCGCTTCGCCGTGCCGGAAGGCCAGGATGTGGACGGCTACTTCGAGAAGGTGGCGCGCGAGGGATTCGACCGGCGGCGGACGGAATGGGAGAGGCTGCTCTCCTTAGGCCAGCTGCGCCACCCGCTGGAGGACTACGCCGCGCGCCTCGACTCCGAGATCCGGATGGTGAAGGAGATGGGCTTCCCCGGCTACTTCCTCATCGTCTGGGACTTCATCCGCTTCGCGCGCGAGCGCGGCATCCCGGTCGGACCCGGGCGCGGATCGGCGGCGGGCTCGCTGGTCGCCTATTGCCTGCGCATCACCGACATCGACCCGTTGCAGTACGGGCTGCTGTTCGAGCGCTTCCTGAACCCCGAGCGGGTGTCGCTGCCCGACATCGACATCGATTTCTGCATGCGCCGGCGCGGCGAGGTGATCGATTACGTGCGCCACAAGTACGGGCAGGAGAACGTGGCGCAGATCATCACCTTCGGCACCATGGCGGCGCGCGCCGTCATCCGCGACGCCGGCCGCGGGCTCGACATCCCCTACGGCGACGTCGACCGGATCGCCAAGCTCGTCCCGCCGGAGCTCGACGCCACGGTCGACAAGGCCCTCGCCTCGGTGCCGCAGCTGAAGTCGGCCTACGAGGGGGATGAAGCGATCCGCCGTCTTCTGGACGTCGCCCGCCGCCTCGAGGGGCTGGCCCGCCATGCCTCCACGCACGCCGCGGGCGTCGTAATCTCACCGCGGCCGATCGTCGAGTACGCGCCGCTGTGCGTGACCAAGGACCAGGAGGTCATCACCCAGTACGCCAAGGACGAGATCGAGAAGATCGGCCTGCTCAAGATGGACTTCCTGGGGCTCAAGACGCTGACGTTGCTGCAGGACTGCCTGGGGCTGGTGGAGCGCGAGCACGGCGTGCAGGTGAA